A window of Eikenella corrodens contains these coding sequences:
- a CDS encoding autotransporter assembly complex protein TamA, translating to MKTPLFPLAVIAALLLSLPARADGKVGEAAADPVQKRKEKESIEQPATANPDKLPFPIFIDAPADLAALLREHLSIINRQTEPDADVDQEQMQFLAEEAPDEIKQIVRSQGYFRADIQVAPHGRGWRITVKPGPRTQVSDVEVSIVGKVLEDTDLAAYYKRAMANWALPVGQPFVNSEWSSSKDSVLSAVRRYKYPLAALADSRATINPQTSQAVLSVSVDSKQPVYFGDIQVSGNERYPASVITGMAQFKPGEPYDFDKILDYQQALEQDSHYSRAQVEADFSKMADDRVPLLVSVSEVPRQKFDIGLRYDSKDGPGIRLGYEHYNVFNRGYVFAGATDVNRYEKSASIGLSQPRNSNGWYWTGNIAYDNSITQKLDKSTLQSGIWRVRDRDDIEARFGLEYITESRRVVGGPDFGRSNVLMLTAAWRRQNIETLLRPANGYYLEGKVGATLGSLGSSAAVQRVHGRAGYYFTPEEHKNIGTFIVRGELGYTHSDQDSEVPSVLLFRSGGANSVRGYEQDSIGLKGPNNSVLPDRALAVASFEYQKPIGKNFALALFHDMGSVSHNFTNINWHHGSGVGLRWFSPIAPFSFDLAYGHQDRKLRWHISLGTRF from the coding sequence ATGAAAACCCCTCTGTTCCCCCTTGCCGTGATTGCCGCCCTGCTGCTGAGCCTGCCCGCCCGTGCCGACGGCAAGGTTGGGGAGGCGGCTGCCGATCCGGTGCAGAAACGTAAAGAAAAAGAATCGATCGAGCAGCCCGCCACGGCCAATCCGGACAAACTACCTTTCCCCATTTTCATTGATGCGCCTGCCGATTTGGCCGCACTTTTGCGCGAGCATCTTTCCATCATCAACCGCCAAACCGAGCCGGATGCCGACGTCGACCAAGAACAAATGCAGTTTTTGGCCGAGGAAGCGCCGGACGAAATCAAACAGATTGTGCGTTCGCAAGGCTATTTCCGTGCCGATATTCAGGTAGCCCCGCACGGCCGCGGCTGGCGCATCACGGTGAAGCCTGGGCCGCGCACGCAGGTGAGCGATGTGGAAGTGTCGATTGTGGGCAAAGTTCTGGAAGATACCGATTTGGCCGCCTACTACAAACGCGCCATGGCCAACTGGGCCTTGCCGGTGGGCCAGCCGTTTGTGAACAGCGAGTGGAGCAGCAGCAAAGACTCGGTGCTTTCCGCCGTGCGCCGCTACAAATACCCGCTGGCCGCGCTCGCCGACAGCCGCGCCACCATCAACCCGCAAACCAGCCAAGCCGTGCTCTCCGTGAGCGTAGACAGCAAACAGCCGGTGTATTTCGGTGATATCCAAGTGAGCGGCAACGAGCGTTACCCTGCCTCGGTGATTACCGGAATGGCGCAGTTTAAGCCCGGCGAACCCTACGATTTCGACAAAATTCTGGATTACCAGCAGGCGCTGGAACAAGACAGCCACTACAGCCGCGCGCAGGTGGAGGCCGATTTCTCCAAAATGGCGGACGACCGCGTGCCGCTGCTGGTGTCGGTGAGCGAAGTGCCGCGCCAGAAATTCGATATCGGCCTGCGCTACGATTCCAAAGACGGCCCCGGCATCCGCCTGGGCTACGAACACTACAACGTATTCAACCGGGGCTATGTGTTTGCCGGCGCCACCGACGTGAACCGCTACGAAAAAAGCGCCAGTATCGGCCTGAGCCAGCCGCGCAACAGCAACGGCTGGTATTGGACGGGCAACATCGCCTATGACAACTCCATCACGCAGAAACTGGATAAAAGCACCCTCCAATCCGGCATCTGGCGCGTGCGCGACCGAGACGACATCGAGGCGCGCTTCGGGTTGGAATACATCACTGAATCGCGTCGTGTTGTGGGCGGCCCCGACTTCGGCCGCAGTAATGTGCTGATGCTCACCGCCGCCTGGCGCCGCCAGAACATCGAAACCCTGCTGCGCCCGGCCAACGGCTATTATTTGGAAGGCAAAGTAGGCGCCACCCTCGGCTCGCTCGGCTCTTCCGCCGCCGTGCAGCGCGTACATGGCCGCGCAGGCTACTATTTCACCCCCGAAGAACACAAAAATATCGGCACTTTCATCGTGCGCGGCGAGTTGGGCTACACCCATTCCGACCAAGATTCGGAAGTGCCCTCCGTATTGCTGTTCCGCAGCGGCGGCGCCAACAGCGTGCGCGGCTACGAGCAAGACAGTATCGGCCTGAAAGGCCCGAACAATTCCGTGCTGCCCGACCGCGCCTTGGCCGTAGCCAGCTTCGAATACCAAAAACCGATCGGCAAAAACTTCGCGCTGGCGCTGTTTCACGATATGGGCTCGGTGAGCCACAACTTCACCAATATCAATTGGCATCACGGCAGCGGCGTCGGCCTGCGCTGGTTTAGCCCGATTGCCCCCTTCTCCTTCGATTTGGCCTACGGCCACCAAGACCGCAAACTGCGCTGGCACATCAGCCTGGGAACCCGATTCTAA
- the sstT gene encoding serine/threonine transporter SstT — MQNNTQRKSPFGFFTSLGLVTQIAIGLALGILVGVLVRNTAAADAVVEIGAILGSLFVGALKAVAPILVFALVTAAISQHRSGNPTNIRPILVLYLVGTFAAAVVAVGASFLFPSQLLLSGVEAASNEAPTGIGEVMRHLLMNLVSNPIQALADANYIGILAWALVLGTAFRQASEHTRTLINDVAEAISKVVRGVIRFAPLGIFGLVLVTIVKEGFDKLGFYLHLLAVLLGAMLFVALVVNPIIVFTQTRRNPFPLVFTCLRESGVTAFFTRSSAANIPVNMALAKKLGLHEDTYSVSIPLGATINMAGAAITITVLTMAAVHTLGIAVDFWTALLLSVIAAIGACGASGVAGGSLLLIPMACSLFNIPNDIAMQVVGVGFIIGVIQDSAETALNSSTDVLFTAAVDQAHKR; from the coding sequence ATGCAAAACAATACTCAAAGAAAAAGCCCGTTCGGCTTTTTCACCAGCTTAGGGCTGGTAACGCAGATTGCCATCGGCCTCGCGCTCGGCATTTTGGTGGGCGTACTGGTGCGCAACACCGCCGCTGCCGACGCGGTGGTGGAAATCGGTGCGATTTTGGGCAGCCTGTTTGTGGGCGCGCTCAAAGCGGTGGCGCCGATTTTGGTGTTTGCCTTGGTTACCGCCGCCATCTCTCAGCACCGCAGCGGCAACCCCACCAATATCCGCCCGATTTTGGTGCTGTATTTGGTGGGCACGTTTGCCGCCGCCGTGGTGGCTGTGGGCGCAAGCTTCCTGTTCCCCTCGCAGCTCTTGCTCAGCGGCGTGGAAGCGGCCAGCAACGAAGCGCCCACCGGCATCGGCGAAGTGATGCGCCACCTGTTGATGAACCTGGTGTCCAACCCGATTCAGGCGCTGGCCGATGCCAACTACATCGGCATCCTCGCCTGGGCCTTGGTGCTCGGCACGGCGTTCCGCCAAGCCAGCGAGCACACCCGCACGCTGATCAACGACGTGGCCGAAGCCATTTCCAAAGTGGTGCGCGGCGTGATCCGCTTCGCCCCCTTGGGCATTTTCGGGCTGGTGCTGGTTACCATCGTGAAAGAAGGCTTCGACAAACTGGGCTTCTATCTGCACCTGTTGGCCGTATTGCTGGGCGCGATGCTGTTTGTGGCACTGGTGGTAAACCCCATCATCGTGTTTACCCAAACCCGCCGCAACCCTTTCCCGCTGGTGTTCACCTGCCTGCGCGAAAGCGGCGTAACCGCCTTCTTCACCCGCTCTTCCGCCGCCAACATCCCCGTAAACATGGCTTTGGCGAAAAAACTCGGCCTGCATGAAGACACTTATTCCGTATCCATCCCGCTGGGCGCCACCATCAACATGGCCGGCGCGGCCATCACCATCACCGTCCTCACCATGGCCGCGGTGCACACCTTGGGCATCGCCGTGGATTTCTGGACGGCGCTGCTGCTGAGCGTGATCGCCGCCATCGGCGCCTGCGGCGCATCCGGCGTGGCCGGCGGCTCGCTGCTGCTGATTCCCATGGCTTGCAGCCTGTTCAACATCCCCAACGACATCGCCATGCAGGTGGTGGGTGTGGGCTTCATCATCGGCGTCATCCAAGACTCCGCCGAAACCGCCCTCAACTCCTCCACCGACGTGCTCTTCACCGCCGCCGTGGATCAAGCGCACAAACGCTGA